The genomic interval GCTGTATATCAGGCAATAATGGTCTGTAAGCATTCCGCCAGGTCTCATCTCCCATAATGCTCATCGCGCCCTGGGTAGAACCATGGTAACTTTTCTCAAAAGCGATGATCTCCGTTCTGCCGGTATAACGCTTAGCCAGTTTCATGGCGCCTTCCACCGCTTCCGCTCCTGAATTGGTGAAATAAACACTATTCAGGGAGGCCGGCAGGTGTTGTGTTAACAAAGTAGCAAAGGCCACCTGTGGCGACTGGATCAGTTCTCCATATACCAGCAGATGCATGTATTGCTCCGCCTGTTCCTTAATAGCATTCACTACGGCCGGATGTGAGTGCCCCACATTACATACGCTGATGCCGGCAATCAGGTCCATGATCTTTTTGCCTTCGGCATCCCACATGTACATACCGGACGCCTTCACTATTTCGAGTGCCAGCGGCGCATCTGACAGCTGGGCCACATGACGTAAAAAGAGTTGTCTGTTATTCATTCTGCCGCAAAAATACATTAAAGAATCAGTCGGCCGCCGATAAGATACACCTGTGCTGCCTACAGCAGACCTATACGAATTTCTTTACTTTTGCGTTAAAACTTACTATATGCCTGTCATCTTACCGGTTAAAGGAATACTGCCTACAATAGGAAACGACTGTTTTATTGCTCCCAATGCTACGATTGTAGGAGATGTGGTAATGGGAGACCAGTGCAGCGTTTGGTTCAATGCAGTGATCCGCGGAGATGTGAACAGCATCAGGATGGGCAATAAGGTAAATGTGCAGGATGGCGCCGTAATACACTGCACTTATGAAAAAACAAAGGCTATTATCGGCAACAACGTCTCTATCGGGCATAACGCTATTGTGCATGGCTGCACAGTTGAAGATAATGTATTAATAGGCATGGGCGCTATTGTGATGGATAATGCACACATTGGCAGTAATACCATCATTGCCGCCGGTGCAGTAGTGCTGGAAGGCACCCAGGTAGAAGCCGGCTCCATCTATGCCGGCGTACCCGCCAAGAAGGTGAAAGACATCAGTCAATCCCTGATCAGTGGCGAAATAGACCGCATTGCCAACAACTATCTCATGTACTCCGGCTGGTTTAAGGACGCGCCGGAAAGTAAATGACATATTTTAATTATCTTGCATCTAATAATAACCTTGCCCTATGAAAAAACTATTACTACTAATGGTGGTGTGCGGCGTGCTTGCTGTAAGCTGTAAAGTTGAACGCACCGGTTGCCCCAGCAACAACTACTATTCTACCAAAAATGTAAAGCAAAATAAGTCTTCATCCAGACAGATGAATGGCAGAGTATTTTAATTAATACCGTACCCTATGAAAAGACTTCTACTCTTTTTACTGGTGATATCGCTCACCGGATTGTCCGCCTGCCGTACCAGGAAAACAGGTTGCCCTACTCCCCGCAAAAACTGGGGTGCTGAAAAATTGCTGGACGAGATGAGCGCTCCCAAAAAGAAAAAACGTTGATATTATTACAGGGCGGTTGCCTTTACCGGTATAGCGATCAATACTGCTCTTCCTGTATCGACTCCAGGATAGTAGCATAGCTCACATACCTGTTCACATCGATATCCCCGGCATCTACCGCCGCTTTTACGGCACATCCGGGCTCGTTGATATGCAGGCAGTTATTGAACTGGCACTGGGTTAAATATGGCAGCATTTCGAGGAAATAATGCGATAATTCAGTTTTGGTGATATCTACAATTCCAAATTCACGCACACCCGGCGTATCAATCAGCTTACCACCCGCAGGCAGGTCGTACATCTCTGCGTAAGTAGTGGTATGCAATCCTTTTCCGCTCCATCCGCTTACGGCTTTGGTACGCAGGTCAAGGCCGGGCAACAAACGGTTGATCAGGGACGACTTACCCACGCCGGAATGACCAGACATCAGGGTGGTCTTATCTTTCATCTCAGCTACTAACTCATCTATCCCTTGTCCTTTCTCTGCGGACACCAGCAGTACTTTATACCCTATATCCTCATACAGAGCCTGTAATTCGGCAAACTTGTCCAGGTCTTTTTCCTTGTAGATATCCCGCTTGTTGAACACCAGCACCACCGGAATATGGTAGGCCGCCGCGGTGACCAGGAAACGGTCCATAAACCCATTGGAAGTACGTGGTTCCTTTACAGTACAGATCAGCATCGCCTGATCCAGGTTGGCAGCCACAATATGCTTCTGGTTCTTTTTATGCGGTGAGCTGCGCACTATATAATTCCTGCGGTCCACTATTTCAGTGATCATCGCATTATTGGCATTGGCGTCTCCGTCCTCGCGTACAATTTCGACAATATCGCCCACTGCAATAGGGTTGGTAGAGGTAATATCCTCATCTATTTTCATTACGCCTTTAATGCGGGCCTGAAATACTTCTCCCGTAGTTGCTTTAGCCGTATACCAGCTTCCTGTGGATTTATAAATAGTCGCTTGCAAATTCTCGATTTAGTTATTTAGGCTGTAAAGTTAGGGGGTTTTTCGGATCAGTTGACAACTTACGGGGAAGTCATGTGAATCCGTCCCTCAGCCACTGCCTGTTTATTGTGCAGTATGACAAGCATGGAATCATATATGAGGTCATTCGCGGCAATAGGAGCCATGTGTTTATAGCACAGCGTGATAATCACGGAATCATAATGGGATCATTCGCAATAGGCTCCGGCAGGAGCCTCGTGTTTGTAGCACAGCATGACAATCACGGAATCATAATGGGATCATTCGCGGCGATAGGCTCCGGCAGGAGCCTCGTGTTTGTAGCACAGCATGACAATCACAAAATCACATATCGGTATCATTCGCGGCAATCGGCTCCGGTAGGAGCCTCGTGTTTGTAGCGCGGGGTGACAACCCCGGGTCGGGGTGACAACCCCGAATTGGGTGACAACCCCGAATTGGGTGACAACCCCGAATTGGGCGACAACCCCGGGTCGGGGTCCCCCCGCTGGGTGATCCCGGGTTTTCCATTCGAATCATAAATGGGGAACAGATAAAAAACGAAGCCCCGGGAATAGAAATCCCGGGGCCTCGTTCGTTATGCAATTATTTTACGGCAGGCTTCTGAAAGCGGTATATCTCAGCACCACTTCCAGCAGCATACATGCCAGCGCAACCATAGCCAGCGGGAAGAAGTGCTCTGCGAAACGTTTGTAGGAAGTGATCTCTACTTTCGTTTTCTCCAGTTTATCGATCTCACCATAAATATTTTCCAGTTCCTTATTGTTTGTTGCCCTGAAGTATTTACCTCCGGTCTCTGCAGAGATCTTTTTCATCAGCGGCTCATCCAGCTGTACATCCTGCATCTGCATCTGTATGGAACCGTCGGGCATCGTCATCGGGAAAGGCGCTTTTCCTACAGTACCCACGCCGATCGTATACACGCGGATCTTGAATGCCTTGCTGATCTCCAGCGCGGTGAGCGGATCTATCAGGCCGGTATTGTTAACACCATCTGTCAGCAGGATGATCACTTTACTTTTAGCTTTGCTGGTGCGTAAGCGGTCTACAGAGGTAGCCAGGCCCATACCGATGGCGGTACCATCCTGCAGCATACCACTTTTCACCAGTGCTATCTGGTTTTTCAGCACACCATGATCTGTTGTGATAGGACATTGCGTAAAGCTTTCTCCGGAGAAGATCACCAGGCCTATACGGTCGCTGATACGGCTGTCCACAAAGTTCATCGCTACTTTCTT from Chitinophaga filiformis carries:
- a CDS encoding gamma carbonic anhydrase family protein, translating into MPVILPVKGILPTIGNDCFIAPNATIVGDVVMGDQCSVWFNAVIRGDVNSIRMGNKVNVQDGAVIHCTYEKTKAIIGNNVSIGHNAIVHGCTVEDNVLIGMGAIVMDNAHIGSNTIIAAGAVVLEGTQVEAGSIYAGVPAKKVKDISQSLISGEIDRIANNYLMYSGWFKDAPESK
- the rsgA gene encoding ribosome small subunit-dependent GTPase A, with the protein product MQATIYKSTGSWYTAKATTGEVFQARIKGVMKIDEDITSTNPIAVGDIVEIVREDGDANANNAMITEIVDRRNYIVRSSPHKKNQKHIVAANLDQAMLICTVKEPRTSNGFMDRFLVTAAAYHIPVVLVFNKRDIYKEKDLDKFAELQALYEDIGYKVLLVSAEKGQGIDELVAEMKDKTTLMSGHSGVGKSSLINRLLPGLDLRTKAVSGWSGKGLHTTTYAEMYDLPAGGKLIDTPGVREFGIVDITKTELSHYFLEMLPYLTQCQFNNCLHINEPGCAVKAAVDAGDIDVNRYVSYATILESIQEEQY
- a CDS encoding vWA domain-containing protein yields the protein MDFSIWKSIEFAHPAFFGLLALIPVMIYWYIARQQRRQAAMEMSSLQGLKGLPVSWKVTMRPVLLVLRLLAFTALVVALARPQTSNTSESIDSEGIDIVMAIDISGSMLAQDLQPDRLEAAKKVAMNFVDSRISDRIGLVIFSGESFTQCPITTDHGVLKNQIALVKSGMLQDGTAIGMGLATSVDRLRTSKAKSKVIILLTDGVNNTGLIDPLTALEISKAFKIRVYTIGVGTVGKAPFPMTMPDGSIQMQMQDVQLDEPLMKKISAETGGKYFRATNNKELENIYGEIDKLEKTKVEITSYKRFAEHFFPLAMVALACMLLEVVLRYTAFRSLP